The Fervidibacillus albus genome contains a region encoding:
- a CDS encoding carbohydrate ABC transporter permease, translating into MEPEKRSILGTEPVLKVKKRKKFTKDQWMAILFLSPSIIILGIFVYGFIGWTGYVSLSNWNTIVPDFSFVGLKNYLYLFTDFRFQADLRNTLAFTILFIGLVIFLGLGLGILLDQKMVRGESIFRNIFFFPMALSFVVTGVVWQWLLNPSTGVNLFLEKIGLEPKWYTDTTILASFQWGKIEFGLPVAIVAVVIAAVWQMTGFSLAMYLAGLRGIPDELREAARMDGCTEFQLYWKVIIPLLKPITMSVVIMMAHISLKIFDLVYAMTGPGANFVTDVPGVYMFETTFRGNYYANGAAIAIIMLLSVAIFIIPYLWSSRRGNA; encoded by the coding sequence ATGGAACCCGAAAAACGCTCAATTCTTGGGACGGAACCAGTGTTAAAAGTGAAAAAAAGAAAAAAATTTACGAAGGATCAATGGATGGCCATATTATTTTTATCTCCTTCAATTATTATATTAGGAATATTTGTATACGGGTTTATCGGTTGGACCGGTTATGTTTCTTTAAGTAATTGGAATACGATTGTTCCTGATTTCTCCTTTGTAGGGTTAAAAAATTATTTATATTTATTCACTGATTTTCGATTTCAAGCCGATTTACGTAATACGCTTGCGTTTACGATTTTATTTATCGGATTAGTCATTTTCCTTGGACTCGGTTTAGGAATATTATTAGATCAAAAGATGGTTCGTGGTGAATCGATTTTCCGGAATATTTTCTTCTTCCCAATGGCACTTTCCTTTGTCGTAACGGGAGTCGTTTGGCAATGGTTACTCAATCCGTCGACGGGTGTGAATTTATTCTTGGAAAAAATCGGTTTGGAACCGAAATGGTATACCGATACGACCATTTTGGCTAGTTTTCAATGGGGAAAAATTGAATTCGGATTACCGGTAGCGATTGTCGCTGTAGTGATTGCTGCTGTTTGGCAAATGACAGGCTTCAGTCTTGCCATGTATTTGGCTGGATTACGGGGGATTCCCGATGAACTGCGGGAAGCGGCGCGAATGGACGGTTGTACAGAATTTCAACTGTATTGGAAAGTAATTATTCCTTTATTAAAACCGATTACGATGAGTGTCGTCATTATGATGGCCCATATTTCTTTGAAAATTTTCGATTTAGTTTATGCGATGACCGGTCCTGGAGCGAATTTCGTAACGGATGTTCCGGGGGTTTATATGTTTGAAACGACGTTCAGAGGAAATTATTATGCCAATGGGGCGGCAATTGCCATCATTATGTTATTGTCTGTCGCAATCTTTATTATTCCGTATTTATGGAGTAGTAGAAGGGGGAATGCTTAA
- a CDS encoding ABC transporter substrate-binding protein, with amino-acid sequence MKKFRMLFVILFVFSVFLTACNNSDESSGTDDSGEETSSKLEIFSWWTGAGEEDGLLALIELFEDKYPDIEVENAAVAGGAGTNAKAVLASRMQGNDPPSTFQVHGGEELNASWVAAGKMEPLNDLYEQEGWNDKFPQDLIDMVSVDGNIYSVPVNIHRSNVLWYNKKIFEENGLSAPTTFDEFFDVADQLKEKGITPLALGDKEPWTATHVFENILLAKLGPEDYGKLWTGELSFTDSKVVEAAEIFAKMLGYINDDHSSRNWQDASQLVANGEAAMNIMGDWAKGYFVNDLQLKVNEDFGYVPTPETDGYFMVVTDTFGLPKGVENPDDVKKFLSVLGSVEGQDAFNPLKGSIPARIDADKSKYDEYGQDAMADFSSSTLAPSLAHGSAAPEGFLTRVNQAINIFVTQLDVDQFIDSLETAAQDL; translated from the coding sequence ATGAAGAAATTTCGTATGTTGTTTGTGATTTTGTTCGTCTTTTCCGTTTTTTTGACCGCCTGTAACAATAGTGACGAAAGTTCGGGTACAGATGATAGCGGAGAAGAGACAAGTTCGAAATTAGAAATTTTCAGTTGGTGGACAGGTGCTGGGGAAGAAGACGGTCTGTTAGCATTGATTGAACTTTTTGAAGACAAATATCCGGATATTGAGGTGGAAAATGCGGCCGTTGCGGGTGGAGCTGGTACAAATGCGAAAGCGGTCTTAGCTAGCCGGATGCAAGGAAATGATCCGCCTTCCACCTTCCAAGTTCACGGCGGAGAAGAATTAAACGCCAGCTGGGTAGCTGCTGGAAAAATGGAACCGCTTAATGATTTGTATGAACAAGAGGGATGGAATGATAAGTTTCCGCAAGATTTAATCGATATGGTTAGTGTCGACGGGAATATTTACTCCGTTCCAGTAAATATTCATCGTAGCAATGTACTTTGGTATAATAAAAAGATTTTTGAAGAAAATGGGTTGTCTGCACCGACAACGTTCGATGAATTTTTTGATGTTGCGGATCAACTAAAGGAAAAAGGCATAACTCCGCTCGCTTTAGGAGATAAGGAACCGTGGACAGCAACCCATGTGTTTGAAAATATTTTACTCGCTAAATTAGGTCCTGAAGATTACGGAAAATTATGGACGGGGGAACTTTCATTTACCGATAGCAAAGTCGTTGAGGCGGCAGAAATTTTCGCAAAAATGTTAGGTTATATTAATGACGATCATAGTTCTCGGAACTGGCAAGATGCTTCCCAATTAGTTGCCAATGGCGAAGCGGCGATGAACATTATGGGCGATTGGGCAAAAGGGTATTTTGTCAACGATCTTCAGTTGAAGGTGAACGAAGATTTCGGGTACGTCCCAACTCCTGAAACGGATGGATATTTTATGGTTGTCACTGATACCTTTGGGCTGCCGAAAGGGGTCGAAAATCCAGACGATGTGAAAAAATTTCTCTCTGTGTTAGGATCTGTTGAAGGACAAGATGCGTTTAATCCGCTGAAAGGATCGATTCCTGCTCGGATCGATGCAGATAAATCGAAGTATGACGAGTACGGTCAAGATGCGATGGCTGATTTTTCATCGAGCACACTTGCACCGAGTTTAGCCCATGGATCAGCAGCACCTGAAGGGTTTTTAACGCGGGTCAACCAAGCCATTAACATTTTCGTTACCCAATTGGATGTCGACCAATTCATTGATTCTTTAGAAACGGCTGCCCAAGATTTATAA